The following is a genomic window from Halococcus sediminicola.
GGCGAAGCAATCGCTGACCATATCGACCGCAATGCAGGGACGATTCGTAATCAGATGCAGAGCTTGAAAGCACTCCAGCTAGTGGAAGGAGTTCCAGGGCCGAAGGGTGGGTACAAACCCACGTCCGAAGCCTACAACGCACTCGATATCGAGGACATGGATGAACCTGCAACTATCCCTCTGAGCCACAATGGTGAGCCTATTGACGAACAAGTCGTCCAAGAAATTCACCTGATGAGCGTCCACCACCCCGAGAAGTGCCGCGCCGAAGTTCGGGTACAAGGATCGGTACGGAATTTCCACGAGGACGATTCAATCACGATCGGTCCGACGCCGAAATCGAGTCTCGCAATCACCGGGACAATTGACGGAGTTGTTGACTCAGACAACAAGCTGATTATCAGAACGGAAACCATGGAAGCACCTGTATAAAAGAGCAGTATGAGAAATTTCATAATCTGATCAGATCCTTTGCTACCGCGTGCGGTTTGTGAATCGCTTGCACTTGCCATCGACAAAGGCAGTATCGTGGAACCAGTACGTCAAGATGGAGAAGGGAAACTATGACTCAAACTGCACTAACGAGCGGGCAGATAGCATACGTCAATCCCGAAAACGAGTGTGGATTCATTACGACCGGAGAGACTGACCAAGACGTGCTGTTCTTACGCAATTCGATAGAGGGTGAGATTCCCGACGTCGGCGAAGACGTTCGATTCGAACTGGTTGAAACACGGGACGGGCCGCGCGTACGAGATATCCGTGTGTAGCTGATCAGTTATTTTTCATGGGTTCCGGCCTTCCGAGTATCCACTTCTGACAGGCTACGAGCGAGTGCTGTCTCGGAGGGTGAGTTGATGAGACGACCAGTCATCGGTCACCTTCTCGTCGATGCTGATTTCGGTCACCAACTCGTGGGGCTGTTGTTTGACCTTCGGGCTCTGTGAAACGGTAGCTGCCTTCTTCGTATCAATTTCAGTGCATTGTTGAATAATGGAGTAATCGACAGTGAAATGCTTTGAGTATGCGAACGTCGGCGACCCGGTAGGCGTGTAGAGATGTGCTTGTTTGAACGGCTCTGGCGAGTATTATCGACTGTGCTTTCGGCCTTTCAGAGTCGGCTTCGCGCGGCGATCTTCTGCTTTCCGGCGCTGCTTGCGCGTCTGGGCATCGTCGATCGCGAGAAGGGCGACGAGGCGTTCGATCTCGCCGTGTCGGTGATGGTCAGCGGTGGCATGCGTACCGTTTTGCGCGCGAGCGACTTCTTCATGGTCAGCCTCGCACTCGGCGGATCGGCGGTCACGGGCCTTGAACTCGGCTTTCAGTACTACTTCATCGGGTTTGGGCTTGCACTCGGGCTTTCGAGTGGCACTCTCAGACTCGTCTCACGCTTTGTGGGGACTGGTGAGCCCGAGAACGCGAATTTCGCCGTCAAGCAGTCTTTCTGGATCGGGCTTGTGATTTCTGTGCCGCTCACGCTCGTCACGTGGATTTTCGCCGAAGAGATGATTGGCCTGCTGACTGACGACCTCGCGACGATTCGGCTGGGTGGGATTTATCTTCATATTGTGATGCTTTCGGTATCGTTCCGCTTCTGGAGCATGATTGCCGCGCGGGCACTACAAGGGTGGGTGATACTCGAACGCCGATGTATGTCCGACTAGTCACCATCCCGATCAACCTCGGGTTGAACGCCGTGCTCATTTTCGGGTTTGGACCGTTTCCACGCCTCGACGTTGCGGGCGCGGCATGGGGGCACGACGATTGCAAACATGCTTGCTGCGTGTGCGTTCGCGATCATCATGCTCTCGGGAGCGTACTCCGTGCGTTTTCCGCTGGGTGATCGTCAGTGGGGTGGCGAGATAGCGCGCGAGATCGTCCGCGTAGGCTACCCGCTCAGTGGGATGCAGCTGATTCGGATGCTCGGGCGCTTTCCGTTTCTGTTCATCCTTGCGAACCTTGGGACGTCGGTTGTGGCGGCGTACGCGATCGCTCGGCGAGTAATGCTGCTGGCGATGATGCCCGCGTGGGGCTACTCGACGGCCTCCAGCACGTTGGTCGGTCAAAGTATTGCGGGCCGGACGCGAGGCCGACGCGACTGACTACGGGTGGCAGACACTCTGAATCGCGCTCGCGACCCAAATCCTGATTGGCGGCGTACTCGCGGCGCTCGCGCGGCCGATCGTGGTGGTGTTCGGCGCGAGTTCGCCGGGATTCACGGTGGATTTCATCCGCGTGTTTGGTGTGGGTGTGGTGGCGTACAGCGTTTCGCGGACGATGCGGGGTGGCTTGCGTGGGCTGGTGATACCTTGTGGCCGTTTTATGGGACGATGCTCGGAACTGCCCTCCGGATTCCAATTGCGGCGCTCGGCCTGCCCGCCAGTTTAGTGGTTATGTCATTGGTCGGCTGGACGCTTGCGCCCGGTTTGGGATTCGGACTCGAGGCAATTTACGCGGCGATTCTCATCGACATGTACAGTCGGGTGGGTGTCAATCTCTTCCGGTTTGCGACGGGTCGTTGGAAGATGGTTGCGCGTCGCTCGGCGATAGGGGCTGGCGATGACTGACCGCGGCAATTGTCGTGGGTGTGGTTTTCGCGAGTGTCGTTCCTGAGCGTCACCGCTAAGATCACAGCGAGAGAGGGTGATCAAGCTAATCTCGATGGTTTCATCATTTGGTCCCATACTTCTAAGTCGTACGTAGGATCTGTAGTCGGTGGCGGTTCCTGCTCGTTGTTGGCACACTTCGATGACTTCGCGGACCTCGGAGCCCACGTTGACAATCTCTCTGATCCACAGACGCTATTGGTTGACCGGAAGCTCACCGAACCCAAAAGGCGACCGCACGAGATACAACTGCTCGTGAACCGACCAGCCCTATTGTCGTCCCGACTCCGATAGTCACATCTCGATACGGGGGTGTTGTCGCGCCGACCACGTCTGAACGCTTCCAGTCACAAGAGAAGTGATTCCTACTTCATGATCAGTGCGTGGTAGCCAAGTGCACTCGCGATTAGAGAGCCAAGGATGAGTAAACCTGCTGTGCCTACTGAATGAATCGTTGTGTGCGATTATATCCATTTTCAGTATCTCGTTCAGAGTAGTGATATCATCCCTCTATCGGAGAGAAATACAAGCCACATCTTTGGTTGATATATGGAATGGCCAGAAGAGCGGGTACTGCGGGAGTACAAGCACAAGCGGTTGAACGTCGATTTCTAGTGCTAAAAGACTCCAAGCGCGGGCTGGTCTACCTTGATTGGCCTGAGCGCGTCGAAGTTTTGGGCTACGTGCAACTAATAGCGCTCCTCCCCGATCTTTTAGTTGAACGACGCGCACGCGAGGCACTGAAGGAGGTTTCATACCACTAGTACGTCACCAAGTCTCGACTGACTAGCTCAAAAGTTTCGAGGCGATTGGTTTTCACTCACCAGTCGACATTTGGAATGGTACTAATGCGGTCTATTCGTCCTCTTCGTCGTCTTCGTCTTCGTCGTCTTCGTCTTCGTCGTCCTCGTCGTCTTCATTTTTTCCATCACCGAGATCACCACTATAATTCGGTCCACCCATATCTGACAACTCGATACACTCTGGTCCCTCTTCACCGTCGAGCAGTGAGAGCACTCCGGCACCAGTTGCAACCGAACCGGCTGGATCGGAAGGAGCATCGTGTTCATAAATAAGATAGTCGACGTCTGCTTTTTTGCGGGCGACTTGAGCAACCTCCCGCATATCGACCGCTCCTTCGCCGATTTCTCGGAACTCGCCGTCCTCCATGTCTTTCATATGGATTAGTTCTGTGCGACCGCTATACTGTTTGATGACCTCTACGGGGTCATACCCAGCGGTGAGCACCCATCCGACATCGATCTCGAAGATAACCTCCTCGTTCAGGGTTTCGGCGAATGTCTCGAGTGGCGTCGTTCCATCGCCTATCTCTTGGAACTCACCGTCGTGATTGTGAAAGCCGAGTCGTGCATTGTACTCTCTAAGGTTCGCTGCGACCTTATTCATTCGCTGAGCGAGGGACTCGACTTTCTCTACCGTATCGATCGAAGAGGGCGAAAGATACGGAACGATAAAAGTATTGACGCCAATCTCTTTGTAAGTCGCAACTGTGCTCTCGAAGCTCTCGCCCTCCAACGCTTCGAGGCCGACGTGTGCTGAAGCAGGATTGACGCCCGTTTCCTCAAGGGTTGTCTTGATTTCGCTCGCCGTTGCGCTACCGAGTCCAGCGAACTCGACGGCATCGAAGCCCGGACCACCATTGTTGTCGACGGCACCGACTCGTCGGATGAGATCCGTCGTCGAGTCTGGTAGGTTTCGAAGCGTATACAATTGAATAGCGGTTGGAACTGCGGCGTCATCGTCTTCCCCGCGGTCGTCATTGGCCCAAGGTGGCTTGCCATCGCCTGGCTCCCAGTCCCCTCTCTCTTCGGCTGTAGCGGAACCGACAGTGGCACTACCCAATCCGAGTGCAGCTACGCCCTGAAGTACCAAGCGACGTTTAATTGACGACTGTTCGGTGTTCTCTTGTCCATTCCCATTCCGTCCAGATTGCTTATCGAACATCTTTAGTGGCCCCATGCTCTGTTCCGCTACTCCAAGCATTCACGTAGACGCTTGGATGGCGGTCCAACTGATGACGTTGATCCACTGTTAGATAAATCTTTCTCCAAACTACTGTTGTGAATGTACAGTTATCCAACGATCAAAATTGACCTCCTGCTAGAGGGTGGCGGATCGTTCACTAGTGAGATGACAATCCGCTTTTTGAGCATCTCCAAGCGGAGTTCGACGAGAAGTTGGTCGTACTGCTGAATCAGGCGACGCACTTCACCGCTGGGGCGGTGAAGGACTTCGTAGCCAATGAACCAATAGAACTGGCGTATTTCCCGACGGATCGCCGGATCTGAACCCAATCGAAGAACACTGGCATCGACTCAAATTCCCCTTAGCAAACCGCTACTTCGGTAGTTGTGCCGAAATCCGATCAGCAGTCTGGACAGCACTTGAATTGATTAGCCCGCTAGGTGTCTATCAATATCTCTGTTTTTGAGTATAGAAGTAATTCGTCGTAGCTTTCGCAACGAGGATGCCGACGACTACCACTTCTACATCACGAATCTCCGGAGAAAATGGTTCTTGCCGGGAGTAGCGTACGCGTGAAATGCGGTATACCGGCTTTGGCCTCGGAGTAGAAGAAGCCGCTTGTTTCATCTTCATCACCGTAGTAAGGCCGCAGGTGGGGGTCAACGACGACCTCCACCTATTTGGGGAGATGTTCAAGCACATCCTGCTGAAAGAAGAGATTGCTGACGGAAGCAACGGTGTCAAAGTTGAACTTCGTGCGGAGGTGGCAGAGAATATCCGTTGCAGGAAGCGTATCCTCATTGGCGTCACAGAGTTCGAAGACAGAAACCCTCGGCATCGATATCGGCGTTCTCACCGAAATTTAGACTGAACGCACCGGTAAGTGTATTGATGAGGAAATTATGGAACTGGTCTTCGTGGATCTCAGCGTCTGCTTGCTGAGTGTTAGGCACATCTTCAGCAAGCAGGCGTTTCCACTGGCCGGCTTTGTGAGGTACTGACATTGGACCATCTCGCCGGAGAACGACGACCGCCTGAGCGATAACGAGCTGTCGCTGGCAGCGCTATCCGGGCTGACAAACGGTGCGACTCAACTGTTGGCTGGCACGAAAACTGATTTTACAGCGCGTCGCGTTCAAAGTTCAGTGACACATCGACATCGAGCAGGTCGGTCAGTGTCGGTGCGACCGCACGGGCGTCCACGTCATCGGGCACCGAGTCGGGTGCGGCCGGACCGCCCAATCCATAGAACCCGTCGACGTCGGCACGGCCGTGCGAGCCACTGACCTTCGAGGCGTCGAGCGACACTAACCCACTGTCGCCGAAGAACAGCTCGACGGGGTCGAAGCCCGGCTTCGCGTGGATGTCCATGTCGCGGGCATAGTACGGCGCGCTTTCGTCATCGAGCCACCAGTAGTACTGGAACCAGCCCGACGACCCGGCGACGCAGACGAGTTCGCCGGCGTTCGGGTGGGCGACGCCGTACTCTTCTTTTCCCTCGTCGCCGAGCACGCGCTCGACGCCATCCAGCCCGGAGAGCGCTTTGCGGGCCTTCTCGACGACGTCCTCGTCGGCATAGACGTGGG
Proteins encoded in this region:
- a CDS encoding HTH domain-containing protein; protein product: MSSIDLTESQKTILQELIDLHRDSESAVKGEAIADHIDRNAGTIRNQMQSLKALQLVEGVPGPKGGYKPTSEAYNALDIEDMDEPATIPLSHNGEPIDEQVVQEIHLMSVHHPEKCRAEVRVQGSVRNFHEDDSITIGPTPKSSLAITGTIDGVVDSDNKLIIRTETMEAPV
- a CDS encoding sugar phosphate isomerase/epimerase family protein; the encoded protein is MLGVAEQSMGPLKMFDKQSGRNGNGQENTEQSSIKRRLVLQGVAALGLGSATVGSATAEERGDWEPGDGKPPWANDDRGEDDDAAVPTAIQLYTLRNLPDSTTDLIRRVGAVDNNGGPGFDAVEFAGLGSATASEIKTTLEETGVNPASAHVGLEALEGESFESTVATYKEIGVNTFIVPYLSPSSIDTVEKVESLAQRMNKVAANLREYNARLGFHNHDGEFQEIGDGTTPLETFAETLNEEVIFEIDVGWVLTAGYDPVEVIKQYSGRTELIHMKDMEDGEFREIGEGAVDMREVAQVARKKADVDYLIYEHDAPSDPAGSVATGAGVLSLLDGEEGPECIELSDMGGPNYSGDLGDGKNEDDEDDEDEDDEDEDDEEDE
- a CDS encoding cold-shock protein; amino-acid sequence: MTQTALTSGQIAYVNPENECGFITTGETDQDVLFLRNSIEGEIPDVGEDVRFELVETRDGPRVRDIRV